The Humulus lupulus chromosome 4, drHumLupu1.1, whole genome shotgun sequence genome has a window encoding:
- the LOC133832986 gene encoding uncharacterized protein LOC133832986 has product MALYEALYGRPCKSPLCWSEPDEHVTIGPQIIAGTIEKIKDIKERLKVVQSHQKSHADFHRREVEFEVGDYVFLKVTHMRGVTRFGVKGKLALRYIGSFEVIGRVGDVVYQLNLPAQLGHVHNVFHVSMVRKYTPYPSHIIEYEDVPLQKDMTYEEQLIIILARE; this is encoded by the coding sequence ATGGCTCTTTATGAGGCCTTATATGGGAGACCATGCAAATCACCCTTGTGTTGGTCAGAACCAGATGAGCATGTCACTATTGGACCTCAAATTATCGCTGGTACCATTGAGAAGATCAAGGACATCAAAGAGAGACTTAAGGTTGTTCAAAGTCATCAGAAAAGTCATGCTGATTTCCACCGACGAGAAGTTGAGTTTGAGGTTGGTGACTATGTCTTCTTGAAAGTTACTCATATGCGTGGTGTGACGAGATTTGGAGTTAAGGGTAAGCTAGCCCTGAGGTATATTGGATCTTTCGAGGTCATCGGGAGGGTTGGGGATGTCGTTTATCAATTGAACTTACCAGCGCAGTTAGGGCatgttcacaatgtgttccatgtgtCGATGGTGAGGAAGTATACTCCATACCCATCACACATCATTGAGTATGAGGATGTCCCTCTTCAAAAGGACATGACATATGAAGAACAACTTATCATAATCCTGGCAAGAGAGTAA